A portion of the Mytilus galloprovincialis chromosome 12, xbMytGall1.hap1.1, whole genome shotgun sequence genome contains these proteins:
- the LOC143053473 gene encoding uncharacterized protein LOC143053473: MEDTQCESCKTLGKNSISAHWCVTCKSALCPECTENHHTLPLTQEHELVDINDKPYHPTIPYQGCSKHNKSPFEYFCIDHDTLYCKECKVETHCFCQKVMPVDIASKGIKQSESFVETIELINHVLTTTSIISNDRHTLIERIEEQAIGVKIEIMRLREELTIRNIESLGKSLLEDLKLQKDKIVTNAKEMLSEIQNIEMITKEQKDTFDKVEKHGSEKQAFIAVHSCKSLLDFFEKKLITMTEQTTQPTIKLNQNMIQETITSIGTLEIKEEPSVITCVHTKKQQPQIPLGKHHGLPSFIHKQDIDIGNMRHVIKGIIINEKDELITTVYSFLSDSRIMIHDNMVNFKYQLNIEFRPGQIALIPDKNMGVVTSYLQDFIQFIDFDQKKLLNKVYLKTSGLGGIAASKLNVFVGTKGNISLLDHKGSYIRSIEISNEELTPWYIVFDRNIYYSDNEIVCCLTVDGESLFTYEPQDNKRLHGVAIDTEGFVYVFAHNKGVCRLRPDGTYTDIVVDKQITRTQDIGFNKDCTKLFIACGKSILVYNRFN; this comes from the coding sequence ATGGAAGACACTCAATGTGAATCGTGTAAAACACTAGGTAAGAACAGCATATCGGCTCATTGGTGTGTCACGTGTAAAAGTGCATTATGCCCAGAATGTACAGAAAACCATCACACCCTACCCTTGACTCAAGAACACGAACTCGTTGATATTAACGACAAGCCATATCATCCTACTATCCCTTACCAAGGCTGTTCAAAACACAACAAATCgccttttgaatatttttgtatcGACCATGATACTCTATATTGCAAAGAATGTAAAGTAGAAACTCATTGTTTCTGTCAAAAAGTTATGCCAGTTGACATAGCATCTAAAGGCATTAAACAGTCTGAGTCATTCGTCGAGACTATTGAACTCATTAATCATGTTTTAACTACTACATCCATCATTTCAAACGACAGACACACCTTAATTGAGAGGATAGAAGAACAAGCCATTGgagtaaaaattgaaataatgagATTGAGAGAAGAATTAACGATCCGCAACATCGAATCTCTGGGGAAGTCATTGCTAGAGGATCTGAAACTACAAAAAGATAAAATAGTAACAAACGCTAAAGAAATGCTTAgtgaaatacaaaatattgaaatgataaCAAAAGAACAAAAGGATACTTTTGATAAAGTTGAGAAACATGGATCAGAAAAACAAGCATTCATTGCTGTTCATAGTTGCAAAAGTCTTCTGGATTTTTTCGAAAAGAAACTTATTACCATGACAGAGCAAACAACCCAACCTACAATTAAACTGAATCAAAACATGATTCAAGAAACCATCACGTCTATTGGAACACTTGAAATAAAAGAAGAACCATCTGTCATTACATGTGTTCATACAAAAAAGCAGCAGCCGCAAATTCCTCTTGGAAAACATCATGGATTACCATCGTTCATTCATAAGCAAGATATAGATATAGGGAATATGCGACATGTTATCAAGGGAATAATAATAAACGAGAAAGACGAACTCATTACAACTGTCTATTCATTCTTGTCTGATTCAAGAATAATGATCCATGATAATATGGTTAATTTCAAATACCAACTTAATATTGAATTCCGACCAGGGCAAATTGCTCTTATTCCAGATAAAAACATGGGTGTAGTTACATCGTATTTACAAGATTTTATACAATTTATAGACTTTGACCAAAAGAAACTTTTAAATAAAGTATACTTAAAAACGAGTGGACTAGGAGGGATTGCTGCATCCAAACTAAACGTGTTTGTTGGAACGAAAGGAAACATATCGCTTCTTGATCACAAAGGCAGCTATATTCGTTCTATTGAAATATCTAACGAAGAACTAACACCGTGGTACATCGTATTTGATAGAAATATCTACTACAGCGACAATGAGATAGTTTGTTGTTTGACAGTCGACGGTGAAAGTCTGTTTACATACGAACCGCAAGACAACAAAAGACTGCATGGTGTAGCAATAGACACGGAAGGATTTGTGTACGTTTTTGCTCATAATAAAGGAGTTTGTAGACTGAGACCGGATGGAACATATACTGACATAGTTGTTGATAAACAAATAACGCGGACCCAGGATATTGGCTTCAACAAAGACTGTACTAAATTGTTTATCGCATGCGGTAAAAGCATCTTAGTTTATAATCGTTTCAACTGA